From one Thunnus maccoyii chromosome 6, fThuMac1.1, whole genome shotgun sequence genomic stretch:
- the fzd4 gene encoding frizzled-4 codes for MPGMMVSLTGAVLLLLSGLLGSLCVVQGFGDEVEEMTCDPIRISMCQGLGYNVTKMPNLVGNVLQSDAELQLTTFTPLIQYGCSSQLKFFLCSVYVPMCTDKVPIPIGPCGSMCLSVKRKCLPVLHEFGFIWPEVLNCSLFPPQNDHNHMCMEGPGDEDPPYYPVRHPPHQEECQALGPAPDQYTWLKQTDSCALQCGYDSGLYRRGAKVFTDAWMAVWAVLCFLSTTLTVLTFLLDSQRFSYPERPIIFLSMCCNLYSVAYLVRLTLGRERVSCDLDAAAVPILVQEGLKSTGCAIVFLLLYFFGMASSLWWVILTLTWFLAAGLKWGHEAIEMHSSYFHIAAWAIPAVKTIVILIMRLVDADDLTGLCYVGNQQQEALTGFVVAPLATYLLIGTLFICAGLVALFKIRSNLQKDGAKTDKLERLMVKIGVFSVLYTVPASTVIGCYLYQLSHWGEFKASTRDSYVASEMLRIFMSLLVGITSGMWIWSAKTLHTWQRCSARLLRDGRASRGGKRAPGEGWIKPGKGNETVV; via the exons ATGCCCGGGATGATGGTGTCGCTCACCGGGGCAGTCTTGCTCCTCCTGTCCGGGCTGCTCGGTTCGCTCTGCGTTGTGCAGGGTTTCGGCGACGAGGTGGAGGAGATGACCTGTGACCCGATCCGGATCAGCATGTGCCAGGGTCTCGGTTACAACGTCACCAAGATGCCCAATCTGGTCGGCAACGTGCTGCAGTCGGACGCCGAGTTGCAGCTGACCACGTTTACACCGCTCATACAGTACGGCTGCTCCAGCCAACTCAAG ttcttCCTGTGCTCAGTCTATGTGCCAATGTGCACAGACAAGGTTCCCATCCCTATTGGTCCGTGCGGTagcatgtgtctgtctgtcaagaGGAAATGTCTCCCAGTGCTACACGAGTTTGGTTTCATTTGGCCTGAG GTGCTCAACTGCAGCCTCTTCCCACCTCAGAACGACCACAATCACATGTGTATGGAGGGTCCAGGGGATGAGGACCCACCCTACTACCCGGTCCGTCATCCTCCCCACCAAGAGGAGTGTCAGGCCTTGGGACCTGCGCCCGACCAATATACCTGGTTGAAACAGACCGATAGCTGCGCTCTCCAGTGCGGCTACGACAGCGGGCTCTACAGACGGGGGGCCAAAGTCTTCACAGACGCTTGGATGGCGGTATGGGCTGTGCTGTGCTTCCTCTCAACTACCCTGACGGTCCTGACATTTCTGCTGGATTCACAGCGCTTCTCGTACCCCGAAAGGCCCATCATCTTCCTGTCCATGTGCTGTAATCTGTACAGTGTTGCCTACCTG GTACGGTTGACTCTGGGGAGGGAACGTGTTTCCTGTGACCTGGACGCAGCAGCAGTACCGATTCTAGTACAAGAAGGGTTAAAGAGCACTGGATGTGCCATAGTCTTCCTCCTGCTCTATTTCTTTGGCATGGCCTCCTCACTCTG GTGGGTGATCCTGACCCTGACATGGTTCTTGGCTGCTGGACTGAAGTGGGGCCATGAAGCCATTGAAATGCACAGCTCCTACTTCCATATAGCAGCCTGGGCTATACCAGCTGTCAAAACCATTGTCATCCTCATAATGAGACTGGTGGATGCAGATGACTTGACTGGACTCTGTTATGTTGGCAACCAGCAGCAGGAGGCGCTCACAGGCTTTGTGGTGGCACCGCTGGCTACATACCTTCTCATAG GAACGCTGTTTATCTGTGCCGGTCTGGTAGCTCTTTTCAAGATCCGCTCCAATCTGCAGAAGGATGGTGCCAAGACAGACAAGCTGGAACGTTTAATGGTGAAGATCGgagtgttttctgttctctaCACTGTTCCAGCATCCACCGTCATTGGCTGTTACCTCTACCAGCTCTCTCATTGGGGGGAGTTCAAGGCCAGCACCCGAGACTCATATGTTGCATCAGAGATGCTTCGAATCTTCATGTCACTGCTTGTAGGCATCACGTCGGGTATGTGGATCTGGTCAGCGAAGACCCTCCACACCTGGCAGCGCTGCTCTGCCCGCCTACTAAGGGACGGCAGGGCGAGCCGAGGGGGCAAGAGGGCACCGGGCGAGGGCTGGATCAAACCAGGAAAAGGCAACGAGACAGTGGtgtga